Proteins from a single region of Nocardioides anomalus:
- a CDS encoding alanine racemase — protein sequence MSLELSVDGERWRTHLRAVAERTPGLVPVLKGNGYGFGLHRLARRAGWLGASTVAVGLYEELPEVAPRFPGDLLVLTPWRPFHEDPADPALAKRVVHTVSRPEDLPALLERRPGARFVLELATSMRRHGMTAAELWALAPDLRRLGGRLEGVALHLPLAHGGHLAEVERLLTDVVAADLPSRTVWVSHLTDAERDRLRAAYADLELRPRTGTDLWLGDRGALRVTSTVLDVHPLRRGDPYGYRGRTAPRDGHLLVVSGGTAHGIGLEAPQGQLGLKDRARSVAKGGLDAAGLSRSPFWVDGKQRWFAEPPHMQASMLLLPQGAGVPEVGDRLDARVRYTATAFDRVVVS from the coding sequence GTGAGCCTCGAGCTGAGCGTCGACGGCGAGCGGTGGCGGACCCACCTTCGCGCGGTGGCCGAGCGGACGCCCGGCCTGGTGCCGGTGCTCAAGGGCAACGGCTACGGCTTCGGCCTGCACCGGCTCGCGCGCCGGGCGGGGTGGCTCGGCGCCTCGACCGTCGCGGTCGGGCTCTACGAGGAGCTGCCCGAGGTGGCCCCCCGCTTCCCCGGCGACCTGCTGGTGCTCACCCCGTGGCGGCCCTTCCACGAGGACCCGGCCGACCCCGCGCTGGCCAAGCGGGTGGTGCACACGGTCAGCCGGCCCGAGGACCTGCCGGCCCTGCTCGAGCGTCGGCCCGGCGCGCGGTTCGTGCTCGAGCTGGCCACCAGCATGCGCCGCCACGGCATGACCGCGGCCGAGCTCTGGGCGCTGGCCCCGGACCTGCGACGCCTCGGCGGCCGGCTCGAGGGCGTGGCCCTGCACCTGCCGCTGGCCCACGGCGGCCACCTGGCCGAGGTCGAGCGGCTGCTCACCGACGTGGTCGCCGCCGACCTGCCCTCGCGCACGGTCTGGGTCAGCCACCTCACCGACGCCGAGCGCGACCGGCTCCGCGCGGCGTACGCCGACCTCGAGCTGCGCCCGCGCACCGGCACCGACCTGTGGCTGGGCGACCGCGGGGCGCTCCGCGTCACCTCGACCGTGCTCGACGTCCACCCGCTGCGCCGCGGTGACCCCTACGGCTACCGCGGTCGCACCGCCCCGCGCGACGGGCACCTGCTCGTCGTCAGCGGCGGCACCGCCCACGGCATCGGGCTCGAGGCGCCCCAGGGCCAGCTGGGCCTCAAGGACCGCGCCCGCAGCGTCGCCAAGGGCGGCCTGGACGCCGCCGGGCTCAGCCGCTCGCCCTTCTGGGTCGACGGCAAGCAGCGCTGGTTCGCCGAGCCGCCGCACATGCAGGCCTCGATGCTGCTGCTGCCGCAGGGCGCCGGGGTGCCCGAGGTCGGCGACCGGCTGGACGCGCGGGTGCGCTACACCGCGACGGCGTTCGACCGCGTCGTCGTCAGCTGA
- a CDS encoding metallopeptidase domain-containing protein, with amino-acid sequence MADHVVATGFTDITAMVCVASRHVAVVAERSGRLTLLDLLRPDDEGVYDARVIGTGWSAPTHLALDATGKQLVVADADGLWLAQVDRADRAQAVPFVDAPGLVRSLGFVQSGPGPASLVVLDGAPVPHLDRYELGAAPGSVVHPLVAEATGAFAAAVAADGSAAQLLASVPGGFAVRSVDLGTGVVSDLTGSPLPTGGLLTRLSSTWAALVDPSGATRLVADGVVRAVSDPAVAAATAVTAAAAVDGERLLVAVGDHVLERELPLGVTDPVLLTVEPGGLFIGGNTPVRADPTGSGLDFEELDLTVDDASLGAVSPSRDDTFDPADPHLLLVGGWRTGTGVVTATHRPTGEVVGRCRFDVLGVWADDDAGPSFTVTGALDARVPSSAWGGGGGGPQNIDVFPAAPPQWRVAVVLIDTTTQGYPGDAAGLAPIRTEWSDAMTTGVSVGGVSQSVRSYWSEVSYGRLDMSLAGGDVRGPLHAPGSWDDYFELETQDDPANPGTTRPRRWNPKPDTWASFVSVLEQANQAETSASPPRPPVVDLAAVDAVAFVVRTVNVPDPTVSPATGVSIGRYVWPQQLTPSVTLSTGQRNLPILMMPENWTTVRPGRVLHATLAHELGHTLGLPDLYLYDWMNQGNAQRTMADWDLMHRETALPHLGLPLRMGLGWVEPAQVKSYDFAALGGGALVETVTIAALESATPPPGTVRGVEVRIANGRNYYLEYRNRQGASVGDSGLPLGQVVVGTDVVSPLGAQNYDSRPMVLRLYDDPDAVNDTDGVLTEGAFLTVGKDYREKDFTEGAPKDFAAKVIATRADSADVEIRYDSDARPELSIRPWPNGEKLWQSPDIEIRNAKSNVDATFLNVPWGGKPNRVVAKVRNHGTLDARQVRATFSVKNLTTNAADQPPVTAEPLGLSAAVDIAAGAVGELEVDWVAPTVTTA; translated from the coding sequence ATGGCCGACCACGTCGTCGCCACCGGCTTCACCGACATCACCGCGATGGTCTGCGTGGCGTCTCGCCACGTCGCCGTCGTCGCCGAGCGCTCCGGTCGGCTCACCCTGCTCGACCTGCTGCGACCCGACGACGAGGGGGTGTACGACGCCCGCGTGATCGGGACGGGCTGGTCGGCGCCGACCCACCTGGCCCTCGACGCGACCGGCAAGCAGCTCGTGGTCGCCGACGCCGACGGCCTGTGGCTCGCGCAGGTCGACCGCGCCGACCGTGCCCAGGCCGTGCCGTTCGTCGACGCCCCGGGGCTGGTCCGCTCCCTGGGCTTCGTGCAGTCGGGCCCGGGGCCGGCCTCCCTCGTGGTGCTCGACGGGGCGCCGGTGCCCCACCTGGACCGCTACGAGCTGGGTGCGGCGCCCGGCTCGGTGGTCCACCCGCTCGTGGCGGAGGCCACCGGTGCCTTCGCGGCCGCCGTCGCGGCCGACGGCAGCGCCGCCCAGCTGCTCGCCTCGGTCCCGGGCGGCTTCGCCGTCCGCTCGGTCGACCTGGGCACCGGCGTCGTCTCCGACCTGACCGGGTCGCCGCTGCCGACCGGCGGGCTGCTGACCCGGCTCTCGTCGACCTGGGCCGCCCTGGTCGACCCGTCCGGAGCGACGCGGCTCGTGGCCGACGGCGTCGTCCGGGCCGTGTCGGACCCTGCGGTGGCCGCGGCGACCGCGGTGACCGCGGCCGCCGCCGTCGACGGCGAGCGGCTCCTCGTCGCCGTCGGCGACCACGTGCTCGAGCGCGAGCTCCCGCTCGGCGTGACCGACCCGGTGCTGCTCACGGTCGAGCCCGGCGGGCTGTTCATCGGCGGCAACACCCCGGTCCGGGCCGACCCCACCGGCAGCGGCCTCGACTTCGAGGAGCTCGACCTCACCGTCGACGACGCGTCGCTCGGCGCCGTCTCCCCCTCGCGCGACGACACCTTCGACCCGGCCGACCCGCACCTGCTGCTCGTGGGTGGGTGGCGCACCGGCACCGGCGTGGTGACCGCGACCCACCGCCCCACGGGGGAGGTCGTGGGCCGCTGCCGCTTCGACGTCCTCGGGGTCTGGGCCGACGACGACGCCGGCCCGTCGTTCACGGTGACCGGCGCGCTCGACGCCCGGGTGCCCAGCTCGGCCTGGGGCGGGGGCGGCGGCGGGCCGCAGAACATCGACGTCTTCCCGGCCGCGCCGCCCCAGTGGCGCGTCGCGGTGGTGCTCATCGACACCACGACCCAGGGCTACCCCGGTGACGCCGCCGGGCTCGCGCCGATCCGCACGGAGTGGTCCGACGCCATGACCACCGGCGTCAGTGTGGGCGGCGTGAGCCAGTCGGTCCGGTCCTACTGGTCCGAGGTGAGCTACGGCCGCCTCGACATGTCGCTCGCCGGCGGCGACGTGCGCGGCCCGCTGCACGCGCCCGGCTCGTGGGACGACTACTTCGAGCTCGAGACGCAGGACGACCCCGCGAACCCGGGCACCACCCGTCCGCGGCGCTGGAACCCCAAGCCCGACACCTGGGCGTCGTTCGTCTCCGTGCTCGAGCAGGCCAACCAGGCCGAGACCTCCGCCAGCCCGCCCCGGCCGCCGGTCGTGGACCTGGCCGCCGTGGACGCGGTGGCGTTCGTGGTGCGCACCGTCAACGTGCCGGACCCCACGGTGTCACCCGCCACGGGCGTCAGCATCGGGCGCTACGTCTGGCCGCAGCAGCTCACGCCGTCGGTCACGCTCAGCACCGGCCAGCGCAACCTGCCGATCCTGATGATGCCGGAGAACTGGACGACGGTCCGACCGGGTCGGGTCCTGCACGCGACCCTGGCCCACGAGCTCGGACACACGCTCGGCCTGCCGGACCTCTACCTCTACGACTGGATGAACCAGGGCAACGCCCAGCGCACGATGGCCGACTGGGACCTGATGCACCGCGAGACCGCGCTGCCCCACCTCGGGCTGCCGCTGCGGATGGGGCTGGGCTGGGTCGAGCCGGCGCAGGTGAAGTCCTACGACTTCGCCGCGCTCGGTGGTGGCGCGCTGGTGGAGACGGTGACCATCGCCGCGCTCGAGAGCGCGACCCCGCCACCGGGCACGGTGCGCGGCGTCGAGGTGCGCATCGCCAACGGGCGCAACTACTACCTGGAGTACCGCAACCGGCAGGGCGCCTCGGTCGGTGACTCCGGGCTCCCCCTCGGCCAGGTCGTGGTGGGCACGGACGTCGTCTCGCCCCTGGGGGCGCAGAACTACGACAGCCGTCCGATGGTGCTGCGCCTCTACGACGACCCCGACGCCGTGAACGACACCGACGGCGTCCTCACCGAGGGCGCGTTCCTGACCGTGGGCAAGGACTACCGCGAGAAGGACTTCACCGAGGGCGCGCCCAAGGACTTCGCGGCCAAGGTCATCGCCACCCGCGCGGACAGCGCCGACGTGGAGATCCGCTACGACTCCGACGCCCGGCCCGAGCTGTCCATCCGCCCGTGGCCGAACGGCGAGAAGCTGTGGCAGAGCCCGGACATCGAGATCCGCAACGCCAAGAGCAACGTGGACGCGACGTTCCTCAACGTGCCCTGGGGCGGGAAGCCCAACCGCGTCGTGGCCAAGGTGCGCAACCACGGCACCCTGGACGCCCGGCAGGTGCGCGCGACGTTCTCGGTCAAGAACCTCACCACCAACGCCGCCGACCAGCCCCCGGTCACCGCCGAGCCGCTCGGGCTCTCGGCCGCCGTGGACATCGCCGCGGGCGCCGTCGGGGAGCTCGAGGTCGACTGGGTGGCGCCCACGGTCACTACTGCGTGA
- a CDS encoding lipid II:glycine glycyltransferase FemX, with amino-acid sequence MTPTVRTISPEEHLAHLSSLRSASFLQTPAWGEVKTEWRHESLGWFDGDRLVGSGLVLYRQLPRLKRYLAYLPEGPDLDWTSDRLADQLAPLAEHLRAQGAFGVRMGPPVVTRRWSAAQVKEGLADPAVRRLGDLTPTVREPVGARVVSQLTTLGWRPQGSDEGFAAGQPQYVFQVPLAGRSEADVLAGMNQLWRRNIKKADKAGVEVTTSTGRGDDEGDLKAFHDLYVHTAERDHFTPRGLAYFRTMADALGTEDPDRFRLHLARHEGDLVAATIAVRVGAHAWYSYGASSTEKRDVRGSNAVQWAMLREAIAAGADVYDLRGITPTLDPEDSHAGLIQFKVGTGGEAVEYAGEWDLPLNRALYAAFDLYMKRRA; translated from the coding sequence GTGACCCCCACCGTCCGGACGATCAGCCCGGAGGAGCACCTCGCCCACCTGAGCAGCCTGCGGTCGGCGAGCTTCCTGCAGACCCCGGCGTGGGGCGAGGTGAAGACCGAGTGGCGCCACGAGTCGCTCGGGTGGTTCGACGGCGACCGGCTGGTCGGGTCGGGCCTGGTCCTCTACCGCCAGCTCCCCCGGCTCAAGCGCTACCTGGCCTACCTGCCCGAGGGCCCGGACCTGGACTGGACCTCCGACCGCCTGGCCGACCAGCTCGCGCCGCTGGCCGAGCACCTGCGCGCCCAGGGGGCGTTCGGCGTCCGGATGGGACCGCCGGTGGTGACCCGCCGCTGGAGCGCGGCGCAGGTCAAGGAGGGCCTCGCCGATCCCGCCGTGCGTCGGCTCGGCGACCTGACCCCGACCGTGCGCGAGCCGGTCGGTGCCCGCGTGGTCTCCCAGCTGACCACGCTCGGCTGGCGTCCGCAGGGCAGCGACGAGGGATTCGCCGCGGGCCAGCCGCAGTACGTCTTCCAGGTCCCGCTGGCCGGCCGCAGCGAGGCCGACGTGCTGGCGGGGATGAACCAGCTGTGGCGCCGCAACATCAAGAAGGCCGACAAGGCCGGCGTCGAGGTCACCACCAGCACCGGACGCGGCGACGACGAGGGCGACCTCAAGGCGTTCCACGACCTCTACGTGCACACCGCCGAGCGCGACCACTTCACCCCGCGCGGGCTGGCGTACTTCCGCACCATGGCCGACGCGCTCGGCACCGAGGACCCGGACCGGTTCCGGCTGCACCTGGCCCGTCACGAGGGAGACCTGGTCGCGGCCACCATCGCGGTCCGCGTCGGTGCCCACGCGTGGTACTCCTACGGCGCCTCCTCGACCGAGAAGCGCGACGTCCGCGGCTCCAACGCCGTGCAGTGGGCCATGCTCCGTGAGGCGATCGCGGCCGGCGCCGACGTCTACGACCTGCGCGGGATCACCCCCACCCTCGACCCCGAGGACAGCCACGCCGGCCTCATCCAGTTCAAGGTCGGCACCGGCGGCGAGGCGGTCGAGTACGCCGGCGAGTGGGACCTCCCGCTCAACCGGGCCCTGTACGCCGCGTTCGACCTCTACATGAAGCGCCGCGCGTGA
- a CDS encoding inositol-3-phosphate synthase has protein sequence MGSVRVAIVGVGNCATSLIQGVHYYRDADPSGTVPGLMHVTFGDYHVRDVEFVAAFDVDDKKVGKDLSEAINASENNTIKIAEVPTLGVEVQRGHTLDGLGKYYRETIEESAAEPVDIVQVLKDTQADVLVSYLPVGSEEADKFYAQCAIDAGVAFVNALPVFIASDPEWAEKFRAAGVPIVGDDIKSQVGATITHRVLAKLFEDRGVALDRTYQLNVGGNMDFKNMLERERLESKKVSKTQAVTSNLKGELAGAGAHDRNVHIGPSDYVAWLDDRKWAYVRLEGRAFGDVPLNLEYKLEVWDSPNSAGIIIDAIRAAKIAKDRGLGGPIISASSYLMKSPPVQLPDDEGRARVEAFIRGEE, from the coding sequence ATGGGTTCGGTTCGAGTAGCAATCGTCGGAGTCGGCAACTGTGCGACATCCCTGATCCAGGGTGTGCACTACTACCGGGACGCCGACCCCTCGGGCACCGTCCCGGGCCTCATGCACGTCACCTTCGGTGACTACCACGTCCGCGACGTGGAGTTCGTCGCGGCGTTCGACGTCGACGACAAGAAGGTCGGCAAGGACCTCTCCGAGGCCATCAACGCCTCGGAGAACAACACGATCAAGATCGCCGAGGTGCCGACCCTCGGCGTCGAGGTGCAGCGCGGCCACACCCTGGACGGTCTCGGCAAGTACTACCGCGAGACGATCGAGGAGTCCGCCGCCGAGCCGGTCGACATCGTCCAGGTCCTCAAGGACACCCAGGCCGACGTGCTCGTCTCCTACCTCCCGGTGGGCTCGGAGGAGGCCGACAAGTTCTACGCCCAGTGCGCGATCGACGCCGGCGTGGCCTTCGTCAACGCCCTGCCCGTCTTCATCGCCTCCGACCCGGAGTGGGCCGAGAAGTTCCGCGCCGCGGGCGTCCCGATCGTCGGCGACGACATCAAGTCCCAGGTCGGCGCGACCATCACCCACCGGGTGCTGGCCAAGCTGTTCGAGGACCGCGGCGTGGCGCTGGACCGCACCTACCAGCTCAACGTCGGCGGCAACATGGACTTCAAGAACATGCTCGAGCGCGAGCGCCTGGAGTCCAAGAAGGTCTCCAAGACCCAGGCCGTCACCAGCAACCTCAAGGGCGAGCTGGCCGGCGCCGGCGCCCACGACCGCAACGTGCACATCGGCCCGTCCGACTACGTCGCGTGGCTCGACGACCGCAAGTGGGCCTACGTCCGGCTCGAGGGCCGCGCGTTCGGCGACGTGCCCCTGAACCTCGAGTACAAGCTCGAGGTCTGGGACTCCCCCAACTCCGCCGGCATCATCATCGACGCGATCCGCGCGGCGAAGATCGCCAAGGACCGCGGTCTCGGCGGCCCGATCATCTCGGCGTCGTCGTACCTCATGAAGTCCCCGCCGGTGCAGCTGCCCGACGACGAGGGCCGCGCCCGCGTGGAGGCCTTCATCCGCGGCGAGGAGTGA
- a CDS encoding glycosyltransferase family 87 protein has translation MLAVVLVAGALWTWARGRPLATGVLLGLGTATKLYPLFLLGGIAVICLRERRYRDLADTVLTAAAAWLLVNAPAYLSGAQEWKRFWEFNSERGPDLGSPWLVISQAWHVTIAPHTVNQWSWLLFGLWCVGVALLGLRAPTTPRLAQLGFLVVAGFLLVNKVYSPQYVLWLLPLAALARPRWRDQLVWQATEVVYFASVWWYLGGELAPGDGGDTTTYWVAILLRMAGELYLVAVVVRDIWWPRHDPVRTSTLAQPPQLTTTRSNAVAV, from the coding sequence ATGCTCGCCGTGGTCCTGGTCGCTGGTGCGCTGTGGACCTGGGCGCGCGGCCGGCCGCTGGCCACCGGTGTGCTCCTCGGGCTCGGCACGGCGACCAAGCTCTACCCGCTCTTCCTGCTCGGCGGGATCGCGGTCATCTGCCTGCGCGAGCGCCGCTACCGCGACCTGGCGGACACGGTGCTGACGGCGGCCGCGGCCTGGCTGCTGGTCAACGCGCCGGCGTACCTCTCGGGTGCGCAGGAGTGGAAGCGCTTCTGGGAGTTCAACTCCGAGCGCGGACCGGACCTCGGCTCGCCCTGGCTGGTCATCAGCCAGGCCTGGCACGTGACCATCGCCCCGCACACCGTGAACCAGTGGTCGTGGCTGCTGTTCGGCCTGTGGTGCGTCGGCGTCGCCCTGCTCGGGCTGCGGGCGCCGACGACGCCGCGGCTGGCCCAGCTCGGCTTCCTGGTCGTGGCCGGCTTCCTGCTGGTCAACAAGGTCTACTCGCCGCAGTACGTCCTGTGGCTGCTGCCGCTGGCCGCGCTGGCCCGGCCGCGCTGGCGCGACCAGCTCGTCTGGCAGGCCACGGAGGTCGTCTACTTCGCCTCGGTGTGGTGGTACCTCGGCGGCGAGCTCGCCCCGGGTGACGGCGGCGACACCACGACGTACTGGGTCGCGATCCTGCTGCGGATGGCCGGCGAGCTCTACCTGGTCGCCGTCGTGGTCCGCGACATCTGGTGGCCGCGGCACGACCCCGTGCGCACCAGCACCCTGGCGCAGCCGCCTCAGCTGACGACGACGCGGTCGAACGCCGTCGCGGTGTAG
- a CDS encoding PadR family transcriptional regulator, translated as MARRAETIELAVLGLLHEGPMHGYELRKRLNLMLGWGRVLSYGSLYPTLKKMLKGQLIEESTASTPLSRRPKITYQVTEAGTREFERLMSEVGPTAWEDDNFDIRFAFFSSTDMEIRLRVLEGRRMRLQERLDRIQRELSMTQKEADRYAGELQRHGVESVEREVNWLSDLINAERSTPSSTPVPPTTTAETS; from the coding sequence ATGGCACGGCGTGCGGAGACCATCGAGCTGGCAGTCCTCGGACTGCTGCACGAGGGACCGATGCACGGCTACGAGCTGCGCAAGCGGCTCAACCTGATGCTGGGGTGGGGGCGGGTGCTGTCCTACGGCTCGCTCTACCCGACGCTGAAGAAGATGCTCAAGGGCCAGCTGATCGAGGAGTCCACCGCCTCGACCCCGCTGTCACGGCGACCGAAGATCACCTACCAGGTGACCGAGGCCGGCACCCGCGAGTTCGAGCGGCTGATGTCGGAGGTCGGTCCCACCGCGTGGGAGGACGACAACTTCGACATCCGCTTCGCCTTCTTCTCCTCCACCGACATGGAGATCCGGCTGCGCGTGCTCGAGGGGCGGCGCATGCGCCTCCAGGAGCGGCTCGACCGGATCCAGCGCGAGCTGTCGATGACGCAGAAGGAGGCCGACCGGTACGCCGGCGAGCTCCAGCGCCACGGAGTGGAGTCGGTCGAGCGCGAGGTCAACTGGCTCTCCGACCTCATCAACGCCGAGCGCAGCACCCCCAGCAGCACCCCAGTCCCGCCCACCACCACCGCAGAAACGTCCTGA
- a CDS encoding transglycosylase domain-containing protein has product MAGKRKAGSPGSPNSSSRPPGKAAGGSAPGGKPVAGAGTKVKLGRNGKPKKVRTRGQKVRRALLYVLVSGLVAVLILGAGFVYLYQTTDLPDPNSDFETNTSFVYYNDGKTEIGQFAKQNRDSIPYDQMPQDIKDAVVAAENRTFWSDSGIDFKGIVRAAFNNASGNSTQGASTITQQYIKILYLSQERSYQRKLKEAILALKLRKEKSKEQILEGYLNTIYFGRGAYGIQAAAQAYFKVDAADLDLPQSAMLASIINNPNGYDPDNGKAARKALRERYRYVLDGMAKADDVSAADAQQAARKLPKWQPEETDNRYGGQEGHLLTMVKDELGTLRKSSDGELFTADEIDGGGLRVTTTFTKKAMDAAADGVKEVRPEGPEFTDKNLHVAVATVDVKTGAVRGLFAGQDFLKSQINWAIAGGQAGSSVKPFALAAGIKAGYSLKDTFDGNSPFVLDNGDEIRNEQDNDYGSAVNLIKATEDSINTAYTDLTVSMPDGPQKVLEMMNKMGIPPNKGPGKHYGFPRQSAGLDPFPSITLGSATISPINMANAYATIGNEGKFHAPFIIDKVTDKNGEVLYDHSESDAQVIDQEQGPDIAADVSYALQQVVQSGTGTAALGIDRPAAGKTGTATNALDQVDSAWFTGYTPQLSTSVMYVRGKGNEQLDGWLPSYFGGDYPADTWTAVMNHDLVDVPDDEEFPEPAYVDGDAPDDGHAPTTAPPPPTKKPSDKPSDSVTLEPTDEPTTKPPTSDVPTTAPPTTVAPPPPPPTTEPPTTAPPPPTNSCDLLGCQTPTPSSTPTPSQTAARSLAYAWWPRMTW; this is encoded by the coding sequence GTGGCAGGCAAGCGCAAGGCGGGGTCGCCGGGGTCGCCGAACTCCTCCTCCCGCCCCCCGGGCAAGGCCGCCGGCGGCTCGGCGCCGGGCGGGAAGCCCGTGGCCGGCGCCGGCACCAAGGTCAAGCTGGGCCGCAACGGCAAGCCCAAGAAGGTCCGCACGCGCGGGCAGAAGGTCCGTCGCGCGCTGCTCTACGTCCTGGTGAGCGGCCTGGTCGCGGTGCTGATCCTGGGCGCGGGGTTCGTCTACCTCTACCAGACCACCGACCTGCCGGACCCGAACTCCGACTTCGAGACCAACACGTCGTTCGTCTACTACAACGACGGCAAGACCGAGATCGGCCAGTTCGCCAAGCAGAACCGCGACTCGATTCCCTACGACCAGATGCCGCAGGACATCAAGGACGCGGTGGTCGCAGCCGAGAACCGCACCTTCTGGAGCGACAGCGGGATCGACTTCAAGGGCATCGTGCGCGCGGCCTTCAACAACGCCAGCGGCAACTCCACGCAGGGCGCCTCGACGATCACCCAGCAGTACATCAAGATCCTGTACCTCAGCCAGGAGCGGTCCTACCAGCGCAAGCTGAAGGAGGCGATCCTGGCGCTCAAGCTCCGCAAGGAGAAGAGCAAGGAGCAGATCCTCGAGGGCTACCTCAACACGATCTACTTCGGGCGCGGCGCCTACGGCATCCAGGCCGCGGCCCAGGCCTACTTCAAGGTCGACGCCGCCGACCTCGACCTGCCGCAGAGCGCGATGCTGGCCTCGATCATCAACAACCCCAACGGCTACGACCCCGACAACGGCAAGGCCGCCCGCAAGGCCCTGCGCGAGCGCTACCGCTACGTCCTCGACGGGATGGCCAAGGCCGACGACGTCAGTGCCGCGGACGCCCAGCAGGCCGCCCGCAAGCTGCCGAAGTGGCAGCCCGAGGAGACCGACAACCGCTACGGCGGTCAGGAGGGCCACCTGCTGACCATGGTCAAGGACGAGCTCGGCACGCTGCGCAAGAGCTCCGACGGGGAACTGTTCACCGCCGACGAGATCGACGGCGGCGGCCTGCGCGTGACCACGACCTTCACCAAGAAGGCGATGGACGCGGCGGCCGACGGGGTCAAGGAGGTGCGCCCCGAGGGTCCGGAGTTCACCGACAAGAACCTGCACGTCGCGGTGGCCACGGTCGACGTCAAGACCGGCGCGGTGCGCGGGCTCTTCGCGGGCCAGGACTTCCTCAAGTCCCAGATCAACTGGGCCATCGCCGGCGGTCAGGCGGGCTCGTCGGTGAAGCCGTTCGCGCTGGCCGCGGGCATCAAGGCCGGCTACTCGCTCAAGGACACCTTCGACGGCAACTCGCCGTTCGTGCTCGACAACGGCGACGAGATCCGCAACGAGCAGGACAACGACTACGGCTCGGCGGTCAACCTCATCAAGGCGACCGAGGACTCGATCAACACCGCCTACACCGACCTCACCGTCTCCATGCCCGACGGGCCGCAGAAGGTCCTGGAGATGATGAACAAGATGGGCATCCCGCCCAACAAGGGCCCGGGCAAGCACTACGGCTTCCCGCGCCAGAGCGCCGGGCTCGACCCCTTCCCGAGCATCACGCTGGGCAGCGCGACGATCAGCCCGATCAACATGGCCAACGCCTACGCGACCATCGGCAACGAGGGCAAGTTCCACGCGCCCTTCATCATCGACAAGGTCACCGACAAGAACGGTGAGGTCCTCTACGACCACTCCGAGAGCGACGCCCAGGTCATCGACCAGGAGCAGGGCCCGGACATCGCCGCCGACGTCAGCTACGCGCTCCAGCAGGTGGTGCAGTCCGGCACCGGCACCGCGGCGCTGGGCATCGACCGTCCGGCGGCCGGCAAGACCGGCACCGCGACCAACGCGCTCGACCAGGTCGACTCGGCCTGGTTCACCGGCTACACCCCGCAGCTGTCGACCTCGGTGATGTACGTGCGCGGCAAGGGCAACGAGCAGCTCGACGGCTGGTTGCCGTCGTACTTCGGGGGTGACTACCCGGCCGACACCTGGACCGCGGTGATGAACCACGATCTGGTCGACGTCCCCGACGACGAGGAGTTCCCGGAGCCGGCGTACGTCGACGGCGACGCGCCCGACGACGGCCACGCGCCGACCACGGCGCCGCCGCCGCCGACCAAGAAGCCCAGCGACAAGCCGAGCGACTCGGTGACCCTCGAGCCCACCGACGAGCCGACGACCAAGCCGCCGACGTCCGACGTCCCGACGACCGCGCCGCCGACGACTGTGGCGCCTCCGCCACCGCCGCCGACGACCGAGCCGCCGACCACCGCGCCGCCGCCGCCGACCAACAGCTGCGACCTGCTGGGCTGCCAGACGCCGACGCCCAGCTCGACCCCGACGCCCAGCCAGACCGCGGCGCGCAGCCTGGCCTACGCGTGGTGGCCACGGATGACCTGGTGA